The sequence below is a genomic window from Apodemus sylvaticus chromosome 6, mApoSyl1.1, whole genome shotgun sequence.
CCTGGGCATCTGAGTCCCAGGACACCCTtccatctgagcagaaatacttatGCCTCTGACCTTAGAAGAGAGCTCACATCCGGGCCCCCGGCCCCTTTGGGTGCCCGCTTTCAAGTGTCTAGAGTCTTGTTTTGTCATCTACCTGCTCCCCACCACTGTGATGCCTCGGGAACAGACTCTCGGCTTGGTGAAGCTTTGTTGTCCCTGTACAGATGTGTGTcatggggaaatggctcagcttctctgtgcttcagtttcctcatccaTAAAGGATCCCATAATAGCAGAGGGCCATCACGGGAGTCACAGAGTGCGAGTGACAATCTCTATGTCCCTCTTGTCAATAGAGGTCACCCCTGCCAACAGGAGCTGAGAGAACACTGTTACATTCGATGCAGTTATGTGTTTATTGACTCTTTGCTCCAACCTCTTTATTCTGGTTGGTGGTGTGAGGTTGGTAAGCTGGGAACTAAAAGAAAGGCTACTTTTTGCTCTAAGTAGGAGTGCCGGGGGGAGAGGAGCTGGTCTGATCCACAGGCCCCGTGCAGCTGCAGAGGTGAGGGCTCTGACTGTGCCAGCTGAGGACAAGCGAGGAGATCCTTCAAGGGGCAGAGCCCGGGGGCAGAGCCTGGAGAAGGGGAAGAGTGAGGCAGACTGGGCGCCACATGGTCCCAGATACTGTCAATAGACACGGGGCCGCAGGTTTTCCTCTTGGATCGAATGTGTTGTCCTGTAAACTTGCACAGTCCCCTCAAGACACCAAAGTTGAAGGGAGACATAGCCAGAGCTGAAATTGGAACTGAGCCTACCCGATAGGGCCCAGGCTTCTGGGTTGAGGCTGAtatagggagagagaaggggcaggggATAAGACAAATTTCAGGCAACATGAGCTAGTGCGACCAAGAAGTCTGGGAGCATGGCACTGACCACCCACAGGTATCTTAGCATGAGGTTGACACACAGTTATGCCACAGCCATGCAGAGCTTGGAAGTCAAAATTCACAGACAGGCTCGATGCCTGGCTCCTGGGAAGAAGTACCAACACTTGGGGAGTTCTAGTCTCATTTGGGGTTGGATATTTTGCCCAAAAAGTAGATAATTTCAGTTTCTGTGTCATAGATAGCCACCAGGAAAGGCCGGTTGAAATATATAGTCAAAGGGTCCAGCTTTGCAGACAGTGGGACAAATTTGACTCCCGTGGCAGCAGCTGCTTCTGTGCCTTTCTCAGCCACGTCCAGCACAGCCTTGTGGACCACCTGTGAGAGGGAAATACATCACTCAGTGGAGAccagggagggcaggagaggccTGGAGCAAGCAGTGAGCGCTGACCTCACTGCTGGGGAATTTCTCTGCTCCTTCCCTGAGCTCCAATCCTGGATTTCCCAAGTCTCTGCTCAGGGTGGGAGATGAGGCACACCCTGGTCTGCTCAGTGTCTGAATGTGTGCTGTCCTCTAACCCACTACAACAGGAGGACAGGAGTTGATAACAGGGTTTCCCTACAGGCAGCCTCCCAACAGCCCCGCAGGGAACAGTCAGTGTGCTGGCAGCCAGGGCAGGAGTCACCAtccctcctgctccagcctccttGGGACATACACCAGCAATTCACAGGTCATGGCTTCATATTCCCAGACAGCCACACCCTGGTGGTCCAGATCTGAGCTCAGGGCTCTCTGTAGGCACTGGGGAGGACATTAAACAAAGTACCTTTACGCTGTGTCCTTAGGAATGTAGTATGAGCGTCTAAAGCATTTTCTCTCCTATTCCTAGATTTTTCATCATGACTGCCATAGGTCCCTTGCTATAATATTTACTGCCACTCTTCTGTGTGCAGGTATAGAAGTACTGTCCCAGGTCTGGCGTGAAGAAACTGAGGGTGGATGTGCTTTGTCCTTGCAGTGGATTGTGGGAGGCACATGCAGTGCAGCACAGGTTGGTACCCATGGTGATCTATCAAGTACCAAGTACAGGTATTTCCCCATCATGGGTTCCTTGGTGAGTTCAGTCTTAGGGATAATGTAGGGCCTAGCTGCATGCTCTCAGCAGGAGTATCTAGGATGTGATTAAGCTTTCCCCAGCATGAGGGAAATAGAAATACAGGTGTTCTCACACATGAGCCAATCCCACATGCCCACATGGCCTTAACCATCCACATTTAGGACCTAAGCTGAACCACACCCTGTTTCTTGTCTTacctgagagactctcaggtccTTGGCTCCTGTAATGGCAGACAGGTCAGCCTGTGTGGAGAAGACTTCCCTGATGCCCAGCTGTGGGAGGATGTCCTCCAGGCTGTAGTCAGTGGAGATGGAGAACTTGGGCAGGTGGAGCTCATCTATTACCctgagaatgaaagagaaagtagAGTCCCTGGATTCTGGGGCTCCTCTCCACAGACAGCCATCTCCCTAGAGTGAAGACCTCTTCCCACCCATGCCTAGACATCTTGACTTTGCTCTCTCTAATGCATTAATTATTCATCTATGACTGAGAGTATGTACAGTGGACAGGCCACCTGACTTGGTGCTAGCTGTTCTGTGAATGAGACTGGTTTCCTAGATCCATAGATCCACACATGCAGTCCCTCCCTGCCATGCTGTCCCTCAGACATCACCAAATGAGCCTTCCATTTAAAATTGGACATTGCATCAGGCTCCAGCGTTCCTTATCCTCTGATACTTCCCCTGTCTAGCTCACCACTTCTTACCTTTTGCTTACTAAATAATGATTAGCttaatttcccttttctttcttcctcaattACAAGAAAGCCCCTAAGAATAGGGACAAGAAATTTTGTGCTTTATTCTCAGATATCTTCTTAGGGTCTAAGTCAGAGCTTGGCACATAGTAGGTCTTCAGGTCTTATTCCGTGTATGGTGAATAATGAGTGTCCATAGGCTGAGATGGCTGCACAGGCCCAGCTGAACCTCAGAGATAATCTCCTATCAATCACaattccctctgccttccaactcaTTCTAGATTCCCTGTCACTTACAGCCTGTTAGAGGGAGGAAACCTCAGCTCCTTTTTCTAGCTGATCTCATCTTGTGAACAACATAATCGACAGCAACTCATGGCCCAAAACACAATCAGCAGAGGGAACTTCAACTCAAGTCCACCTGTTCCCTGGGGACTCTATACCATTACACTGAGTTCTAGTGTGACTCAGAGATACAGGGACTCTGGGCCTCAGGCTGATGGCAGAACAGGAAGCCAGGCTAGTTCTGGGTCCTGAGGACACACACCTGGGCCTCAGAGAGTCCTTCCACTTCCTCAGGGTCTCTGGTTGCAAGCTGGCTTCCACCTGCTGCATCCTGCCCTGGTCAGGGAGGATGAACAGGGCACTGGCATTTCCTGTGTACTTCAGCTCCACCATGGTGCAGGACAGCTTCTCATCCCGGAAGTAGGGTGTGGTCAGGTCCTCAATGCTCATCATGGGCACCTTCACAGGCCTTCTTTTGCCCGGATAGAACTCAGACTTGAATGTGTCACGAGGGTCAAAGGGCaccttccatttgcctaaagaaAGAGCAAACCATCAAATTGCAACAACAATGGAAACACTCCACCTTCGCCCCATATATGCTCAGCTTCTGAGTTGTGACAGCAATCCATGCATCTTCAGTCACTCAGTGTCCCTTAGTGTGACATACGCTGAACTGGAAAATCCCAGGTAGTTGATCAAGCTGCTAGCACTGAGTACGGTCTTCAGCCTTGGTTCGGAAGCCTTGGTTCGGGATCTCAAAACTACAGCCTGGCTACTTGCGTTCCTGACACAGTGAGGGATCTGGGGTGGAGTGTGTAAGAGAGGCCAGAGTGAAGGTGGTGAGattggagacaggggagagttAAAGGTGCTGTCTTCTTTCTCAAGGGAGCCGTGTCTAGAAAGGCGATGGCTTGTGGGACAGGTTTCAAGGGAAGCAGAGCAGCCTAGACTGAGTTCTCACATATGGTGACCAGTCCATAATCCACAGACTGTGGGCTCAGACATGGGTAACGAGTCCTCACCTCACACATGGGCTGTGGCCACCACCAAAAATCCCAGGTTCAGCTCAGGTTTATCCCAGATTCCGACTATGTGGCCCTACTCCCAATGCACGTGACGGACTTGATGGTGAAACCATTTCTTATCCTTGGCATCTTGCAGCCTAGACACACATCCCATTTCACACCAAGCAACACTTGAACCTGTGTCTTAGTGAGTAAGGTTCAAGACATGGCTCTTGAGAGAGCCATGCCCTGCAAGCTAACCCTTCAGGATGTCACTCTGCCTTTACCATCCCCTGCTCACAGCAGCTCTGGGGCCATCCTGCCCTCCTGTCCGCTGTCCTCctgtccttctctctttcctgtcctcTTGTCCAATTGTCCTCCTAGCCCACATTTCTCTCCATTGCCACCTTGGTTTTCTGTCTATAGCTCCGGGCTTGCCATACCTCTGGCCTGGACTAACTTCAATCAGTCTCAGATATACTGCAGGCCTGGTCACATCATGACTTCTGTCAGGCATCAATTTCAGGGCTGTCactttcttcactgtctctatcAGGCAGGATGTTGCGGGTGTGGGATTTCTGgatcccccaccctcacccccagtaCCATTACCTATAACATCTCCAGCTGAGTCTCCATCTATCTTATACTCATGTCTTGTCAGAATCTCTGGCTCAGGAAtgtgtcttgggaattctgaCATTTCATGCTAAGCGGCTAgttattttccaaaaacaaaattcCATGAAGTAGACATTCACTAAACACAAACACTGCCTGGATGACACTTCCCCATCTCTGATGCCTTTTACCGGGTGCCTGTTTATTCGTGTCAAGGACTAGCTTATTACCGAAAAGGCTCATGGGATAGGTCCTGTATAGTAATTAGCAGCAGGGTTTTTCACTGGCTGTGGgctaggctcctttctctcttaagATTAGGACAGTCAGCCTCCTTAGGACAACATTCCCCATCTCACCTGGACTGTCCTAGAGACAGACTCTCCAATCGGGATGGAGAGTTCCTACAGGAGCATGTTCTAAATGCCTGTACTGGCAGCCTGAGGGAATCGTCTCTGTAGGGAGTGGTCATGGCTTCTACACACTCAAGTAGAACTGGATATGTAGGCTATGATTTTCTGCTAGTAACTAAGTTTAACTAAGTCACAGCCCAGATCACCTCTGTTAGATGGAGAGATTAGGGTTTATGTTGACTATGTAACCACAAACCTTACCATTTCCAAAAATCCCAGGAGGAAAAGTAAGGCCTTTGGGTAATAAGTTAGGCACCTCCTTTTCAGTTGTCCTGTTGATACAGGTACCCAGCCAATAttccttccctccactccccaGGCTTGACCACTTTCACCTTTAAAGTAGATGTAATTCACCAGCACCATGGATGTCCTCTCATCCAGGTCTGGGATCAGTTCCTGGATCTTCCCCTCGGTGTATTTCCTCACAAAGTTATTGATGAACTCTTTGGCCTCATGAAGCTGCTGGAAGTCTACAGGGAAGGCCTCAGCCTGGTACAGAGCCCTTGCCTTGTCCTCGAATTCTTCTAGGATCTGCAGGTGTTTTTCTATAAACAGGGCACTGCCTATACTGATCTGCATCTGGTCCCTTGGCTGGTTGATCCTCTGTAGGAGATGTCCAAAGCCCGAGTGGATGTCTGCCTCAGAGGTCTCTGTGAGATTGAACTTGAGACCTTCTAGGATCTCTTCCGTGGTGTTGCCCTTTGCTCCCAGGGAAACAATGGCCAAGGCAGCTGAGATGCTAACTGGTGAGAAGACAatatttttatgtggattctTCAAAGCCAGCTCCTTGTAGAGGCTGAAGGCAAAGTCAGTGTTGATGGAGGCCAATGTTAAACTGTCCAGTTGTGTCCCATTGTCTTGGTCTTCTTGGACTGCAGTGTCTCTTCCCAATGTGCCTTTTGGTAAGCAGAGGACAGCAGGGCAAATCCCAGCCATCAAGAGTCCCAGAACTGCAATGAAGGCCATCTTCTCTGTTCTGCAATCTGAAAGGGAAACATCCTTTGAGTCTGGGAGGACCAGACTCAAATCTCCCTATTTCTCAATGGCTGGCATTGTGCCCTGCTCTGCTGCCATTCCTGCCTCTGTGACTACCCTCTGAGGACAGGTATTGGTATGATCAGCAGGGGAAGGTTCTCTCAGCCCTGCCAGGGAACCATATGGTGGTTTGTATCTCAGACTTGGAAGGCCTCCTGGTGGGTAGGAGAATGAGCGCTGTCAGTCTCGGACACCTGGATTAGATCTCAGGTTGGTTGTCAGGATGGCTGTGTGGTAGCAGGAAAATGCATGAACCTCTCTGTGCAGCGTGGTGAGGTGTCCAAGTTACATTATCGGTAAGTGGCTGGCTTATTGTGGGCATTGGGAGTGGTTGTCAGGAATGTCTAGGGCTCTATCTCCTCTATTTCCACCTGGAGTGTGGGCCACAGGCATCCTAATAGACTATAGTTGAATGCTTGCCATCCTGGTAGACAAGATCATCTGCCTTTAGCCTCTGGCCATTTGGACAGGTGTCCAAAGGTGAAGGTGGATGGTAAATGAacgggaggcagaggaagaagagaaaggagagagcaagagtttggagaaagaaagaaggagtgagagtggaagaaagaggaacatggaGGTAGGAGGAGAGGGGGTCATGGAGAGGAAGATGGAGCCAAgggatggaggggagaggagagtcGGAAGGACCAGAGGAGTGTGTGTTGTCACTAAGCCACTTGTGCAAATGACTGTGACATGCCGATAAGCCAGGGACCTCAGCAACTTCGCTGATTTTACTTTCAGATCGATGCAACCATTTCTTTGGAAAAGcactaaacaataaaaaaataaaagaacttagtGCCAAAATTATTCCAGAGAAAAGAGGCTGTTTGGTTCGTACAGCCGGAGACACGGCTCAGTGACTGTGCTTTCTTTGCTTCCCTCGTTGAGGGTGAAGTCCCTCTGCTTGGCCATGGTATCTGTGATCTAAGAGGGAAATGGAGTCCCAAACCCCCAGGCATCTCCTCTGTGTCATGAGCATGGCTGTCGCCTCCCCCAGAGTGACTCTGCCACAGTCCTAGCTATGACAGCAGCATGCACGCTAGTTCTCAGGACATCCCCCCTGTGGAGTCAGAGGAGCAGGCTCCATTTCCTGTCTATGAGCATAGAGCACTGCATCTAAATCTTCCACAGGCAAGAGACACAGACCAGAGAGATTTTATGAACCCCAGAAATGTTCCCTGACTGTAATCCAGTATCTCAGTCAAAGCCATAGCCCCAGCCCCACAAACATAGGTTGCAGTCCATAGCCAGAACCACACAGTCCTGGGACGGTTCCTTCTCAGTCCCTGGAGTCTAGCGGGCATTACCTGCAGAGCTGATACCAGCCAGTTGCCAGCCTCCGTGATTCCTGATGTTCAGGGTTGCTGCTTGCCTGGTGTGTTTTTCTCCCCAGGCACACTAAAGCCTATTTATTCCCACCAAGGGCTCCTCCCTCCTCTTAGGAAATGCTGGCGTGAACAAGCTGTCCTCTGTGCTCAGACTGGAAATGGACAGATTGGGTGATTTCTGGTAACATGGATTTATAGTCTCTTTCAGAACTACCTCCTGATGGGAAACTCCCCACTTCTGTTCTACAGAAGCCCACTGATATGCTGGTCATGTCTTCTGTTTATCAAATGCTTCAAAGTCGACGTGCAAAGGGGGAGAAGTCAGAAGCAAAAAAGGAGAGTACACAATCTCTGCCCTGCTTGTCTCAGGACGGCTGCAGCTAACATTTGTCCGGGACTGTCTAAGTCATTTCAGAAAGAACTGAGGAACTCTATGTCCATCCTCCCAGTTTCTCTAGGGAATCTTACATATTAATAAACATATGCTTGGTGCTGACAGGAACTGTCTGCATCTGTATCTGTCCTGTCAGGAATGGCCATATCCTAAATAGAGTACTGCTCTCCCCTCTTTATGATGCATTTCCCAACCTCTCTGTTGGGCAGAAATATCATGGCCAAATcatacttttcctttcttccttttaccCCCCCCCCTCTTTTATGATTTACTGTATTTACatgaacacactgtagctgtcttcagtcacaccagaagagggcatcagatcccattacagatggttgtgagccaccatgtggttgctgggatttgaactcaggacttctagaagagcagtcagtgctcttacttgctgagccatctcttcagcccctctttTACTTCTTATGTTCATCCAGCTCCTTCCAGTATTTTCCCTCTCCTAAACTCTGAAGAGCCTCTTTGTCACTGACTCCTACTAAACCTTTAACTTATTCTCTTCCACACTTCCTCACTGATCCCAAAATACAGAATATCGTTCCTCTTTCAGAGGGTTCCCATCAGTACCCCCATTAAAATGCTACTTTAGGACCCTACCTTTACCCCTATATCACTCTGTACAAGGCTTAAAACCTCTCCTACAGTCCCTGCTTAATAGAGGTGCTCTCAAGCATACTCTTTTAGCCTTTATCAACCCTGCCTTGCCCATTCCAAAGACTGACAGGTTTTACTGCCCATGCTCAGGACCTTAGCCTCACCAGCACAGCATCCTTCCTATTCCATGCCCAGGACCTCAATATCACTGGCACAGCATCCTTCTTATCCCATGCCCAGGGCCTCAACATCAGCACAGCATCCTTCCCATCCTATGCTCAGGACCTCAGTATCATCGGCACAGCATCCTTTCTATCCCACGTTGAGGACCTCGGCATCATCATCACAGCATACTTCCTATCCCATGTTGAGGACCTCGGCATCATCAGCACAGCATCCTTCTTCCCCCACTCACCCCCAGTGGTGCCTAACCCTCATGCTCCTCTTTCCCACACTCTTCTTCGACTTCTCTCTTTACTGCTGTACATTAAGGAGACAGTATCTTTCTTTCACACCCAGATAACAACACCTCATCTTACTTGGACTATCTGCCCTAGGGGATCTGATTCAGTCCCCATTACTTCAACAAGGCTCTGTCCAATGACCTTTCTCTCAACCTTGTCCCCCAGCAGCTTAAACCATTATGTAGATGGTAGACTTATACCATGCTGCCCCCACTCTGCTGCTTTGGAGCAGCATTCAAGAACCCCTcttctcggggctggagagatgggtcagtggttaagaacactggctgctctttcagaggcctAGAGTTttattctcagcaaccacatggtggctcacaaccatctgtaatgggatctgatgcccagttctggtatgtttgaagacagAGATAATGTattcatatagataaaataaatgaatctttaaaaggaagatgtatttcttttaatgactcttttgtttttttgtttttgttttttcaagacagggtttctctgtgtagctctgactgtcctggaactcactctgtagaccagtctggccttgaactcagaaatctgcctgcctttgcctcccaagtgctaggattaaaggtgtgtgccaccaccacccagcggaagatgtatttcttaaaaaaaaaaaagaacccctcTCTCAGGACCTCAGTCAAGAGGTTGGTGAGGACTAGTGGAGCCCATTAGTTTGAGACCAAATGAGGAACAATATATACTGTAGGTTAAGCTTTCTGTATTTAGGTTAGAGAGTTAGGGATAAGTTTCTGTTTGTAGTTgtattctttctctagctccaaggagctgaaggggtttgcagccccataggaggaacaacaatatgaaccaaccagtacccgcaGACTGGGTACCCCAGGGACTAAATCCCcgaccaaagaatacacatggaaggagccatgactccagctacatatgtagcaaaggatgaccttttcagatatcaatgagaggagaggccattggtcctgtgaaggctcaatgccctaggGTAGGAGAATTctaggtcagggaagtgggagtttGTGGGTTGGTGAGcggggggaaggggaatgggatagggagtttttcaGGGGT
It includes:
- the LOC127686982 gene encoding serine protease inhibitor A3N-like; translated protein: MAFIAVLGLLMAGICPAVLCLPKGTLGRDTAVQEDQDNGTQLDSLTLASINTDFAFSLYKELALKNPHKNIVFSPVSISAALAIVSLGAKGNTTEEILEGLKFNLTETSEADIHSGFGHLLQRINQPRDQMQISIGSALFIEKHLQILEEFEDKARALYQAEAFPVDFQQLHEAKEFINNFVRKYTEGKIQELIPDLDERTSMVLVNYIYFKGKWKVPFDPRDTFKSEFYPGKRRPVKVPMMSIEDLTTPYFRDEKLSCTMVELKYTGNASALFILPDQGRMQQVEASLQPETLRKWKDSLRPRVIDELHLPKFSISTDYSLEDILPQLGIREVFSTQADLSAITGAKDLRVSQVVHKAVLDVAEKGTEAAAATGVKFVPLSAKLDPLTIYFNRPFLVAIYDTETEIIYFLGKISNPK